A single region of the Streptococcus macedonicus ACA-DC 198 genome encodes:
- the yvfU gene encoding DNA-binding response regulator translates to MKLLVAEDQSMLRDALCQLLLMEDDVDEILQAGDGVQAIGMLQVENVDVAILDVEMPKKSGLDVLEWIRKHKEMKVIIVTTFKRVGYFERAVKAGVDAYVLKDRSTSELMTTIHTVLAGKKEYSSELMENMMTQDNPLSQQEKRILQLISLGKTNQEIADTLYLSNGTVRNYISSILNKLSANNRVEAIRISEEHGWV, encoded by the coding sequence ATGAAATTGTTAGTTGCCGAGGACCAATCCATGTTGCGAGACGCGCTGTGCCAATTGCTTCTTATGGAAGATGATGTCGATGAGATTTTGCAAGCAGGAGATGGCGTGCAAGCTATTGGCATGTTACAAGTGGAAAATGTTGATGTGGCTATCCTTGATGTGGAAATGCCGAAAAAATCAGGTCTGGATGTTTTGGAATGGATTCGAAAACATAAGGAAATGAAAGTGATTATTGTGACCACGTTTAAGCGCGTGGGCTATTTTGAACGAGCCGTTAAGGCAGGTGTTGACGCTTATGTCCTAAAAGATCGCTCAACATCAGAACTCATGACGACCATTCACACGGTGCTTGCAGGGAAAAAGGAATACTCATCAGAGCTCATGGAAAACATGATGACCCAAGATAACCCACTTAGCCAACAAGAAAAACGCATATTACAATTAATATCACTTGGCAAAACAAACCAAGAAATCGCTGATACCCTTTACCTCTCAAACGGAACTGTCCGAAATTACATCTCATCTATCCTTAACAAATTATCCGCCAACAACCGCGTAGAAGCCATAAGAATCTCCGAAGAACACGGATGGGTGTAG
- a CDS encoding Isochorismate pyruvate-lyase yields MRDLAAVRQEIDKIDEHLITYLAKRQCLVEEAGLLKPKNDTQAVNTQERVEEVIRIRNCCERARAANSSPRIAEAIWRTMIGAFIALETEVNSQSKK; encoded by the coding sequence ATGAGAGATTTAGCAGCAGTTCGTCAAGAAATAGATAAGATAGACGAACACTTAATCACATATTTAGCTAAACGACAGTGTTTAGTTGAAGAAGCAGGGCTCCTAAAACCTAAGAATGATACTCAAGCGGTAAATACGCAAGAACGTGTTGAAGAAGTCATTAGAATTAGAAATTGTTGTGAGCGTGCACGAGCAGCAAATTCATCTCCTCGCATTGCAGAAGCTATCTGGCGAACGATGATTGGAGCGTTTATAGCGTTAGAGACAGAAGTAAATAGTCAGTCAAAAAAATAG
- the trpE gene encoding Anthranilate synthase, aminase component, with amino-acid sequence MRKILTADTLTPILAYMRVQGEHKVILESIPREKENARFSIVAYNPVFEIKYENGEITENGQVITGDPLDYLNHVTVKGEATDLPFGGGAIGFVGYDMISLYENIGDIPEDTIETPDMHFFVYESYLIFDHKTEKVYVVEDNIYSHRDNDATRQALGKVVKDLQTQAPNEFSPQELHPLTFKHHIEKEKFEQIVNTAKKLIREGDMFQCVFSQRFSSPFEGDPLDYYRNLRVTNPSNYLYFYDFGDYQIIGASPESLVSVKNGEVTTNPIAGTRPRGANDAEDAALAKDLQADIKETTEHRMLVDLGRNDIGRISQNGTVKVTKYMEVEYFRYVMHLTSVVKGQLLPDVQSINALKTTLPAGTVSGAPKIRAMKRIYELEEEKRGVYAGAIGYLSATGDMDFAIAIRTMILKNQKAYVQAGAGIVYDSVAENEFYETINKAKAMTRIGDSQ; translated from the coding sequence ATGCGAAAAATTTTAACTGCTGATACTTTAACACCTATTCTTGCTTATATGCGAGTTCAAGGTGAGCATAAGGTTATTCTTGAATCAATTCCACGAGAAAAAGAAAATGCGCGTTTTTCAATCGTGGCTTACAATCCTGTTTTTGAAATCAAATATGAAAATGGCGAGATAACCGAAAATGGTCAAGTCATTACTGGTGACCCTCTTGATTATCTCAATCACGTAACGGTCAAGGGAGAAGCTACTGATTTGCCTTTTGGTGGCGGTGCAATTGGCTTTGTCGGTTATGACATGATTAGCCTTTATGAAAATATCGGAGACATTCCTGAAGATACTATTGAAACGCCAGATATGCATTTCTTTGTTTACGAGTCTTATTTAATTTTTGATCATAAGACAGAAAAAGTTTACGTGGTTGAAGATAATATTTACAGTCATCGTGACAATGATGCGACACGTCAAGCGCTTGGTAAGGTCGTCAAAGATTTGCAAACACAAGCGCCAAATGAATTTTCTCCACAGGAATTACATCCTTTAACCTTCAAGCACCATATTGAAAAAGAAAAATTTGAACAGATAGTGAATACGGCTAAGAAACTAATTCGTGAGGGAGATATGTTCCAATGCGTGTTTAGTCAACGTTTCTCAAGTCCGTTTGAGGGTGACCCGCTTGATTACTATCGCAATTTGCGCGTGACAAATCCGTCAAATTATCTCTATTTCTATGATTTTGGCGATTATCAGATTATTGGCGCAAGTCCAGAAAGTTTGGTTTCTGTGAAAAATGGCGAAGTCACTACAAATCCGATTGCAGGCACACGTCCAAGAGGGGCAAACGATGCTGAAGATGCTGCGCTAGCTAAAGACTTGCAAGCTGACATCAAAGAAACAACTGAGCACCGTATGCTAGTGGATTTAGGACGAAATGATATTGGAAGAATTTCTCAAAACGGTACGGTCAAGGTGACGAAATACATGGAAGTTGAGTATTTTCGTTATGTCATGCATTTGACGAGCGTGGTTAAGGGGCAATTGCTACCAGATGTGCAAAGTATTAATGCTTTGAAAACGACTTTACCAGCTGGTACCGTATCAGGTGCACCGAAAATTCGTGCCATGAAACGCATTTACGAATTGGAAGAAGAAAAGCGTGGTGTTTATGCGGGAGCGATTGGTTATCTTTCGGCAACTGGTGACATGGATTTTGCCATTGCGATTCGGACAATGATTCTCAAAAATCAAAAAGCTTACGTGCAAGCAGGAGCAGGAATTGTTTATGATAGCGTAGCAGAAAATGAATTTTACGAAACGATTAATAAAGCTAAAGCGATGACACGAATAGGGGATAGCCAATGA
- the trpG gene encoding Anthranilate synthase, amidotransferase Component, Para-aminobenzoate synthase, amidotransferase component — protein sequence MILLIDNYDSFTYNLAQYLGTFSDVQVLRNDDAALEAAAQTADALVLSPGPGWPADAGKLEEMIRLFAGKKPILGICLGHQAIAETFGGKLGLAKNVMHGKQSDIELLAESPVFSNLANELPIMRYHSIVVTEMPEEFEVVAKTTDDQEIMAIQHKNLPIYGLQFHPESIGSPDGLQMIENFVRLVVEK from the coding sequence ATGATTTTACTAATTGATAATTATGATTCTTTTACCTATAACCTAGCACAATATTTGGGAACTTTTTCAGACGTTCAAGTGTTGCGAAATGATGATGCGGCATTGGAAGCAGCTGCTCAAACCGCTGATGCGCTTGTTTTATCACCAGGTCCTGGTTGGCCAGCTGATGCTGGAAAATTGGAAGAAATGATTCGTTTATTTGCTGGAAAGAAACCTATTTTAGGAATTTGTCTTGGGCATCAAGCGATTGCTGAAACCTTTGGTGGAAAGCTCGGCTTGGCTAAAAATGTCATGCATGGCAAGCAAAGCGATATTGAGCTTTTGGCAGAATCACCTGTTTTTTCAAATCTAGCAAATGAATTACCAATAATGCGTTATCATTCGATTGTTGTGACGGAGATGCCAGAAGAGTTTGAGGTCGTGGCAAAAACAACGGACGACCAAGAAATTATGGCAATTCAACACAAGAACTTGCCAATCTATGGGCTTCAATTTCACCCAGAAAGTATTGGCTCACCAGATGGGCTTCAAATGATTGAAAACTTTGTGCGATTAGTTGTTGAGAAATAA
- the trpD gene encoding Anthranilate phosphoribosyltransferase, translated as MKELFNQIANREDLSEEQVEALFDGILNNDVSESEIASFLMGLKVKGETPSEITGIVRALKSHAADLPQAFDDAMCNCGTGGDQSYSFNISTTACFILAAGGIRIAKGGNRSVSSKSGSADVLEELGVNIAASPETLSKALDEVGLAFIFAQTMHPAMRFIGPARRALGIPTIMNIVGPLANPLDLETQLMGLYRADLQETAAQVMQKLGRQRAIIITGPNNMDEAALYGTNTYTLLDNGKISLHQFTYQDLGMPKVELDDIVGGDAKQNAEILLSVLRNEPSPYLETTVLNAGLGFYANGKVDSLEEGVALARQLIADGSALAKLRQLQEVQI; from the coding sequence ATGAAAGAACTTTTTAATCAAATTGCTAACAGAGAAGATTTATCCGAAGAACAAGTTGAGGCACTTTTTGATGGCATTTTAAATAATGATGTCTCAGAAAGCGAGATTGCGTCTTTTCTCATGGGGCTTAAGGTTAAGGGAGAAACGCCTTCTGAAATTACTGGAATTGTGCGTGCGCTTAAAAGTCATGCGGCCGATTTACCGCAAGCATTTGATGACGCCATGTGTAATTGTGGCACAGGTGGTGACCAATCTTACAGTTTTAACATTTCAACAACAGCTTGCTTTATTCTAGCAGCAGGTGGCATTCGTATCGCCAAAGGTGGTAATCGCTCGGTTTCATCAAAATCAGGTTCTGCCGATGTCCTCGAGGAATTGGGTGTTAATATTGCAGCTTCACCAGAAACGCTTTCTAAAGCACTAGACGAGGTTGGACTTGCCTTTATCTTTGCGCAAACCATGCATCCAGCTATGCGTTTTATTGGTCCAGCTCGTAGAGCTTTAGGAATCCCAACGATTATGAATATTGTTGGACCTTTGGCAAATCCACTTGACCTTGAAACTCAATTAATGGGTTTGTATCGTGCAGATTTGCAAGAAACGGCTGCGCAAGTTATGCAAAAACTCGGTCGTCAACGTGCCATTATCATTACTGGTCCAAATAACATGGATGAAGCAGCGCTATATGGTACCAATACCTATACGCTTTTAGATAATGGCAAGATTAGCCTACATCAGTTTACTTATCAAGACCTTGGAATGCCAAAAGTTGAACTTGATGATATTGTTGGTGGAGATGCCAAGCAAAATGCAGAGATTTTGCTGAGCGTTCTTCGAAATGAACCTAGCCCTTACCTTGAAACAACGGTATTGAATGCTGGGCTTGGCTTTTACGCTAATGGAAAAGTGGATAGTTTAGAAGAGGGTGTTGCCCTTGCTCGCCAGTTGATTGCAGATGGTTCAGCCCTTGCTAAGCTTCGCCAATTACAAGAGGTGCAAATATGA